Proteins from a single region of Paramormyrops kingsleyae isolate MSU_618 chromosome 9, PKINGS_0.4, whole genome shotgun sequence:
- the rundc3b gene encoding RUN domain-containing protein 3B isoform X5 gives MACITTMLVRYCKYWFSVKTLIDRSCFETIDDTSPEFVNFVCILEQILSHRLKGQVTWFGYESPRSFWDYIRVACSKVPHSCISSIENMENVRTSRAKGRAWIRVALMEKRLSEYISTALKDYRTTRRFYGEGSVVLGEEAGLLADMLIGLNAIDFSFCLKGETLDGSCPAVIDYTPYLKFTQRYESVDSISSDEEEMRTLGSSGSEASTPETGGSTLLLDQSSWFNKCRRVEQKYRVALEQKGYLEELVRLREAQLSESVSQNKALLQRLAEADLSHKLEKEQLEYIVLELQDQLTVLKNHDRQSRQELTAHLTNQWPSPGSLDANAVALDTLLYRKGTSQWEEWVSHASGKSFQSLDQLSADMTLSQTSLDPVHTQDLEPKPGRSRWFSEGKEDTPSLRGLCGSLTSVASYKSLASLKSPECLVSPSTEMTSPGLTPS, from the exons GTTCTCTGTGAAGACCCTGATCGACCGCTCTTGTTTCGAGACCATCGATGACACCTCGCCAGAATTCGTCAACTTCGTCTGCATCTTGGAGCAGATCCTGAGCCATCGTTTGAAAG GGCAGGTTACCTGGTTTGGCTATGAGAGCCCTAGAAGCTTCTGGGACTACATCCGCGTGGCCTGCAGCAAGGTGCCTCACAGCTGCATCAGCAGCATCGAGAACATGGAGAACGTCCGCACGTCACGGGCCAAG GGCCGAGCTTGGATCAGAGTGGCCCTCATGGAGAAGCGTCTGTCCGAGTACATATCCACAGCGCTCAAGGACTACAGAACCACCAG GCGCTTCTATGGGGAGGGCTCCGTCGTCCTGGGAGAGGAGGCGGGGCTGCTGGCGGACATGCTGATTGGGCTGAATGCCATCGACTTCAG CTTCTGCCTGAAGGGGGAGACACTGGATGGCAGCTGCCCGGCTGTTATCGACTACACCCCCTACCTGAAGTTTACCCAGAGGTATGAGAG tgttGACAGCATCAGCAGTGACGAGGAGGAGATGCGCACCTTGGGCAGCAGCGGCAGTGAGGCCAGCACCCCAGAAACGGGGGGGTCCACCCTCCTCCTGGACCAGAGCAGCTGGTTTAACAAGTGCCGGAGGGTGGAGCAGAAGTACAGGGTGGCACTGGAGCAGAAG ggctaCCTGGAGGAGCTGGTGCGGCTGAGGGAGGCCCAGCTGTCGGAGTCGGTCTCCCAGAACAAAGCGCTCCTGCAGCGGCTGGCTGAGGCCGACCTCAGTCACAAGCTGGAGAAGGAGCAGCTGGAGTACATCgtgctggagctgcaggaccAGCT GACTGTGCTGAAGAACCACGACCGGCAGTCCAGGCAAGAACTCACGGCTCACCTCACCAACCAGTGGCCGTCGCCGGGATCGCTCGACGCCAACGCCGTCGCCCTGGATACGCTGCTGTACAGGAAGGGCACCAGCCAATGGGAAGAGTGGGTGTCTCACGCTTCTGG GAAGAGTTTCCAGAGTTTGGACCAGCTGTCTGCTGACATGACCCTGTCCCAGACGTCGCTGGACCCGGTACACACGCAGGACCTGGAGCCCAAGCCGGGCCGGTCCCGCTGGTTTAGTGAAG GCAAGGAAGACACCCCCTCGCTACGCGGCCTGTGTGGATCTCTGACGTCTGTGGCCAGCTACAAATCCCTGGCCAGCCTGAAGTCCCCTGAGTGCCTTGTGAGTCCCAGCACGGAGATGACCAGTCCAGGGCTGACGCCCTCCTGA
- the rundc3b gene encoding RUN domain-containing protein 3B isoform X2 encodes MASLSLGPNLSRKKGAARAGLVERKNLITVCRFSVKTLIDRSCFETIDDTSPEFVNFVCILEQILSHRLKGQVTWFGYESPRSFWDYIRVACSKVPHSCISSIENMENVRTSRAKGRAWIRVALMEKRLSEYISTALKDYRTTRRFYGEGSVVLGEEAGLLADMLIGLNAIDFSFCLKGETLDGSCPAVIDYTPYLKFTQSVDSISSDEEEMRTLGSSGSEASTPETGGSTLLLDQSSWFNKCRRVEQKYRVALEQKGYLEELVRLREAQLSESVSQNKALLQRLAEADLSHKLEKEQLEYIVLELQDQLTVLKNHDRQSRQELTAHLTNQWPSPGSLDANAVALDTLLYRKGTSQWEEWVSHASGKSFQSLDQLSADMTLSQTSLDPVHTQDLEPKPGRSRWFSEGKEDTPSLRGLCGSLTSVASYKSLASLKSPECLVSPSTEMTSPGLTPS; translated from the exons GTTCTCTGTGAAGACCCTGATCGACCGCTCTTGTTTCGAGACCATCGATGACACCTCGCCAGAATTCGTCAACTTCGTCTGCATCTTGGAGCAGATCCTGAGCCATCGTTTGAAAG GGCAGGTTACCTGGTTTGGCTATGAGAGCCCTAGAAGCTTCTGGGACTACATCCGCGTGGCCTGCAGCAAGGTGCCTCACAGCTGCATCAGCAGCATCGAGAACATGGAGAACGTCCGCACGTCACGGGCCAAG GGCCGAGCTTGGATCAGAGTGGCCCTCATGGAGAAGCGTCTGTCCGAGTACATATCCACAGCGCTCAAGGACTACAGAACCACCAG GCGCTTCTATGGGGAGGGCTCCGTCGTCCTGGGAGAGGAGGCGGGGCTGCTGGCGGACATGCTGATTGGGCTGAATGCCATCGACTTCAG CTTCTGCCTGAAGGGGGAGACACTGGATGGCAGCTGCCCGGCTGTTATCGACTACACCCCCTACCTGAAGTTTACCCAGAG tgttGACAGCATCAGCAGTGACGAGGAGGAGATGCGCACCTTGGGCAGCAGCGGCAGTGAGGCCAGCACCCCAGAAACGGGGGGGTCCACCCTCCTCCTGGACCAGAGCAGCTGGTTTAACAAGTGCCGGAGGGTGGAGCAGAAGTACAGGGTGGCACTGGAGCAGAAG ggctaCCTGGAGGAGCTGGTGCGGCTGAGGGAGGCCCAGCTGTCGGAGTCGGTCTCCCAGAACAAAGCGCTCCTGCAGCGGCTGGCTGAGGCCGACCTCAGTCACAAGCTGGAGAAGGAGCAGCTGGAGTACATCgtgctggagctgcaggaccAGCT GACTGTGCTGAAGAACCACGACCGGCAGTCCAGGCAAGAACTCACGGCTCACCTCACCAACCAGTGGCCGTCGCCGGGATCGCTCGACGCCAACGCCGTCGCCCTGGATACGCTGCTGTACAGGAAGGGCACCAGCCAATGGGAAGAGTGGGTGTCTCACGCTTCTGG GAAGAGTTTCCAGAGTTTGGACCAGCTGTCTGCTGACATGACCCTGTCCCAGACGTCGCTGGACCCGGTACACACGCAGGACCTGGAGCCCAAGCCGGGCCGGTCCCGCTGGTTTAGTGAAG GCAAGGAAGACACCCCCTCGCTACGCGGCCTGTGTGGATCTCTGACGTCTGTGGCCAGCTACAAATCCCTGGCCAGCCTGAAGTCCCCTGAGTGCCTTGTGAGTCCCAGCACGGAGATGACCAGTCCAGGGCTGACGCCCTCCTGA
- the rundc3b gene encoding RUN domain-containing protein 3B isoform X8: MASLSLGPNLSRKKGAARAGLVERKNLITVCRFSVKTLIDRSCFETIDDTSPEFVNFVCILEQILSHRLKGQVTWFGYESPRSFWDYIRVACSKVPHSCISSIENMENVRTSRAKGRAWIRVALMEKRLSEYISTALKDYRTTRRFYGEGSVVLGEEAGLLADMLIGLNAIDFSFCLKGETLDGSCPAVIDYTPYLKFTQSVDSISSDEEEMRTLGSSGSEASTPETGGSTLLLDQSSWFNKCRRVEQKYRVALEQKGYLEELVRLREAQLSESVSQNKALLQRLAEADLSHKLEKEQLEYIVLELQDQLKSFQSLDQLSADMTLSQTSLDPVHTQDLEPKPGRSRWFSEGKEDTPSLRGLCGSLTSVASYKSLASLKSPECLVSPSTEMTSPGLTPS, translated from the exons GTTCTCTGTGAAGACCCTGATCGACCGCTCTTGTTTCGAGACCATCGATGACACCTCGCCAGAATTCGTCAACTTCGTCTGCATCTTGGAGCAGATCCTGAGCCATCGTTTGAAAG GGCAGGTTACCTGGTTTGGCTATGAGAGCCCTAGAAGCTTCTGGGACTACATCCGCGTGGCCTGCAGCAAGGTGCCTCACAGCTGCATCAGCAGCATCGAGAACATGGAGAACGTCCGCACGTCACGGGCCAAG GGCCGAGCTTGGATCAGAGTGGCCCTCATGGAGAAGCGTCTGTCCGAGTACATATCCACAGCGCTCAAGGACTACAGAACCACCAG GCGCTTCTATGGGGAGGGCTCCGTCGTCCTGGGAGAGGAGGCGGGGCTGCTGGCGGACATGCTGATTGGGCTGAATGCCATCGACTTCAG CTTCTGCCTGAAGGGGGAGACACTGGATGGCAGCTGCCCGGCTGTTATCGACTACACCCCCTACCTGAAGTTTACCCAGAG tgttGACAGCATCAGCAGTGACGAGGAGGAGATGCGCACCTTGGGCAGCAGCGGCAGTGAGGCCAGCACCCCAGAAACGGGGGGGTCCACCCTCCTCCTGGACCAGAGCAGCTGGTTTAACAAGTGCCGGAGGGTGGAGCAGAAGTACAGGGTGGCACTGGAGCAGAAG ggctaCCTGGAGGAGCTGGTGCGGCTGAGGGAGGCCCAGCTGTCGGAGTCGGTCTCCCAGAACAAAGCGCTCCTGCAGCGGCTGGCTGAGGCCGACCTCAGTCACAAGCTGGAGAAGGAGCAGCTGGAGTACATCgtgctggagctgcaggaccAGCT GAAGAGTTTCCAGAGTTTGGACCAGCTGTCTGCTGACATGACCCTGTCCCAGACGTCGCTGGACCCGGTACACACGCAGGACCTGGAGCCCAAGCCGGGCCGGTCCCGCTGGTTTAGTGAAG GCAAGGAAGACACCCCCTCGCTACGCGGCCTGTGTGGATCTCTGACGTCTGTGGCCAGCTACAAATCCCTGGCCAGCCTGAAGTCCCCTGAGTGCCTTGTGAGTCCCAGCACGGAGATGACCAGTCCAGGGCTGACGCCCTCCTGA
- the rundc3b gene encoding RUN domain-containing protein 3B isoform X4 — translation MASLSLGPNLSRKKGAARAGLVERKNLITVCRFSVKTLIDRSCFETIDDTSPEFVNFVCILEQILSHRLKGQVTWFGYESPRSFWDYIRVACSKVPHSCISSIENMENVRTSRAKGRAWIRVALMEKRLSEYISTALKDYRTTRRFYGEGSVVLGEEAGLLADMLIGLNAIDFSFCLKGETLDGSCPAVIDYTPYLKFTQSVDSISSDEEEMRTLGSSGSEASTPETGGSTLLLDQSSWFNKCRRVEQKYRVALEQKGYLEELVRLREAQLSESVSQNKALLQRLAEADLSHKLEKEQLEYIVLELQDQLTVLKNHDRQSRQELTAHLTNQWPSPGSLDANAVALDTLLYRKGTSQWEEKSFQSLDQLSADMTLSQTSLDPVHTQDLEPKPGRSRWFSEGKEDTPSLRGLCGSLTSVASYKSLASLKSPECLVSPSTEMTSPGLTPS, via the exons GTTCTCTGTGAAGACCCTGATCGACCGCTCTTGTTTCGAGACCATCGATGACACCTCGCCAGAATTCGTCAACTTCGTCTGCATCTTGGAGCAGATCCTGAGCCATCGTTTGAAAG GGCAGGTTACCTGGTTTGGCTATGAGAGCCCTAGAAGCTTCTGGGACTACATCCGCGTGGCCTGCAGCAAGGTGCCTCACAGCTGCATCAGCAGCATCGAGAACATGGAGAACGTCCGCACGTCACGGGCCAAG GGCCGAGCTTGGATCAGAGTGGCCCTCATGGAGAAGCGTCTGTCCGAGTACATATCCACAGCGCTCAAGGACTACAGAACCACCAG GCGCTTCTATGGGGAGGGCTCCGTCGTCCTGGGAGAGGAGGCGGGGCTGCTGGCGGACATGCTGATTGGGCTGAATGCCATCGACTTCAG CTTCTGCCTGAAGGGGGAGACACTGGATGGCAGCTGCCCGGCTGTTATCGACTACACCCCCTACCTGAAGTTTACCCAGAG tgttGACAGCATCAGCAGTGACGAGGAGGAGATGCGCACCTTGGGCAGCAGCGGCAGTGAGGCCAGCACCCCAGAAACGGGGGGGTCCACCCTCCTCCTGGACCAGAGCAGCTGGTTTAACAAGTGCCGGAGGGTGGAGCAGAAGTACAGGGTGGCACTGGAGCAGAAG ggctaCCTGGAGGAGCTGGTGCGGCTGAGGGAGGCCCAGCTGTCGGAGTCGGTCTCCCAGAACAAAGCGCTCCTGCAGCGGCTGGCTGAGGCCGACCTCAGTCACAAGCTGGAGAAGGAGCAGCTGGAGTACATCgtgctggagctgcaggaccAGCT GACTGTGCTGAAGAACCACGACCGGCAGTCCAGGCAAGAACTCACGGCTCACCTCACCAACCAGTGGCCGTCGCCGGGATCGCTCGACGCCAACGCCGTCGCCCTGGATACGCTGCTGTACAGGAAGGGCACCAGCCAATGGGAAGA GAAGAGTTTCCAGAGTTTGGACCAGCTGTCTGCTGACATGACCCTGTCCCAGACGTCGCTGGACCCGGTACACACGCAGGACCTGGAGCCCAAGCCGGGCCGGTCCCGCTGGTTTAGTGAAG GCAAGGAAGACACCCCCTCGCTACGCGGCCTGTGTGGATCTCTGACGTCTGTGGCCAGCTACAAATCCCTGGCCAGCCTGAAGTCCCCTGAGTGCCTTGTGAGTCCCAGCACGGAGATGACCAGTCCAGGGCTGACGCCCTCCTGA
- the rundc3b gene encoding RUN domain-containing protein 3B isoform X9: MENVRTSRAKGRAWIRVALMEKRLSEYISTALKDYRTTRRFYGEGSVVLGEEAGLLADMLIGLNAIDFSFCLKGETLDGSCPAVIDYTPYLKFTQRYESVDSISSDEEEMRTLGSSGSEASTPETGGSTLLLDQSSWFNKCRRVEQKYRVALEQKGYLEELVRLREAQLSESVSQNKALLQRLAEADLSHKLEKEQLEYIVLELQDQLTVLKNHDRQSRQELTAHLTNQWPSPGSLDANAVALDTLLYRKGTSQWEEWVSHASGKSFQSLDQLSADMTLSQTSLDPVHTQDLEPKPGRSRWFSEGKEDTPSLRGLCGSLTSVASYKSLASLKSPECLVSPSTEMTSPGLTPS; encoded by the exons ATGGAGAACGTCCGCACGTCACGGGCCAAG GGCCGAGCTTGGATCAGAGTGGCCCTCATGGAGAAGCGTCTGTCCGAGTACATATCCACAGCGCTCAAGGACTACAGAACCACCAG GCGCTTCTATGGGGAGGGCTCCGTCGTCCTGGGAGAGGAGGCGGGGCTGCTGGCGGACATGCTGATTGGGCTGAATGCCATCGACTTCAG CTTCTGCCTGAAGGGGGAGACACTGGATGGCAGCTGCCCGGCTGTTATCGACTACACCCCCTACCTGAAGTTTACCCAGAGGTATGAGAG tgttGACAGCATCAGCAGTGACGAGGAGGAGATGCGCACCTTGGGCAGCAGCGGCAGTGAGGCCAGCACCCCAGAAACGGGGGGGTCCACCCTCCTCCTGGACCAGAGCAGCTGGTTTAACAAGTGCCGGAGGGTGGAGCAGAAGTACAGGGTGGCACTGGAGCAGAAG ggctaCCTGGAGGAGCTGGTGCGGCTGAGGGAGGCCCAGCTGTCGGAGTCGGTCTCCCAGAACAAAGCGCTCCTGCAGCGGCTGGCTGAGGCCGACCTCAGTCACAAGCTGGAGAAGGAGCAGCTGGAGTACATCgtgctggagctgcaggaccAGCT GACTGTGCTGAAGAACCACGACCGGCAGTCCAGGCAAGAACTCACGGCTCACCTCACCAACCAGTGGCCGTCGCCGGGATCGCTCGACGCCAACGCCGTCGCCCTGGATACGCTGCTGTACAGGAAGGGCACCAGCCAATGGGAAGAGTGGGTGTCTCACGCTTCTGG GAAGAGTTTCCAGAGTTTGGACCAGCTGTCTGCTGACATGACCCTGTCCCAGACGTCGCTGGACCCGGTACACACGCAGGACCTGGAGCCCAAGCCGGGCCGGTCCCGCTGGTTTAGTGAAG GCAAGGAAGACACCCCCTCGCTACGCGGCCTGTGTGGATCTCTGACGTCTGTGGCCAGCTACAAATCCCTGGCCAGCCTGAAGTCCCCTGAGTGCCTTGTGAGTCCCAGCACGGAGATGACCAGTCCAGGGCTGACGCCCTCCTGA
- the rundc3b gene encoding RUN domain-containing protein 3B isoform X1: MASLSLGPNLSRKKGAARAGLVERKNLITVCRFSVKTLIDRSCFETIDDTSPEFVNFVCILEQILSHRLKGQVTWFGYESPRSFWDYIRVACSKVPHSCISSIENMENVRTSRAKGRAWIRVALMEKRLSEYISTALKDYRTTRRFYGEGSVVLGEEAGLLADMLIGLNAIDFSFCLKGETLDGSCPAVIDYTPYLKFTQRYESVDSISSDEEEMRTLGSSGSEASTPETGGSTLLLDQSSWFNKCRRVEQKYRVALEQKGYLEELVRLREAQLSESVSQNKALLQRLAEADLSHKLEKEQLEYIVLELQDQLTVLKNHDRQSRQELTAHLTNQWPSPGSLDANAVALDTLLYRKGTSQWEEWVSHASGKSFQSLDQLSADMTLSQTSLDPVHTQDLEPKPGRSRWFSEGKEDTPSLRGLCGSLTSVASYKSLASLKSPECLVSPSTEMTSPGLTPS; this comes from the exons GTTCTCTGTGAAGACCCTGATCGACCGCTCTTGTTTCGAGACCATCGATGACACCTCGCCAGAATTCGTCAACTTCGTCTGCATCTTGGAGCAGATCCTGAGCCATCGTTTGAAAG GGCAGGTTACCTGGTTTGGCTATGAGAGCCCTAGAAGCTTCTGGGACTACATCCGCGTGGCCTGCAGCAAGGTGCCTCACAGCTGCATCAGCAGCATCGAGAACATGGAGAACGTCCGCACGTCACGGGCCAAG GGCCGAGCTTGGATCAGAGTGGCCCTCATGGAGAAGCGTCTGTCCGAGTACATATCCACAGCGCTCAAGGACTACAGAACCACCAG GCGCTTCTATGGGGAGGGCTCCGTCGTCCTGGGAGAGGAGGCGGGGCTGCTGGCGGACATGCTGATTGGGCTGAATGCCATCGACTTCAG CTTCTGCCTGAAGGGGGAGACACTGGATGGCAGCTGCCCGGCTGTTATCGACTACACCCCCTACCTGAAGTTTACCCAGAGGTATGAGAG tgttGACAGCATCAGCAGTGACGAGGAGGAGATGCGCACCTTGGGCAGCAGCGGCAGTGAGGCCAGCACCCCAGAAACGGGGGGGTCCACCCTCCTCCTGGACCAGAGCAGCTGGTTTAACAAGTGCCGGAGGGTGGAGCAGAAGTACAGGGTGGCACTGGAGCAGAAG ggctaCCTGGAGGAGCTGGTGCGGCTGAGGGAGGCCCAGCTGTCGGAGTCGGTCTCCCAGAACAAAGCGCTCCTGCAGCGGCTGGCTGAGGCCGACCTCAGTCACAAGCTGGAGAAGGAGCAGCTGGAGTACATCgtgctggagctgcaggaccAGCT GACTGTGCTGAAGAACCACGACCGGCAGTCCAGGCAAGAACTCACGGCTCACCTCACCAACCAGTGGCCGTCGCCGGGATCGCTCGACGCCAACGCCGTCGCCCTGGATACGCTGCTGTACAGGAAGGGCACCAGCCAATGGGAAGAGTGGGTGTCTCACGCTTCTGG GAAGAGTTTCCAGAGTTTGGACCAGCTGTCTGCTGACATGACCCTGTCCCAGACGTCGCTGGACCCGGTACACACGCAGGACCTGGAGCCCAAGCCGGGCCGGTCCCGCTGGTTTAGTGAAG GCAAGGAAGACACCCCCTCGCTACGCGGCCTGTGTGGATCTCTGACGTCTGTGGCCAGCTACAAATCCCTGGCCAGCCTGAAGTCCCCTGAGTGCCTTGTGAGTCCCAGCACGGAGATGACCAGTCCAGGGCTGACGCCCTCCTGA
- the rundc3b gene encoding RUN domain-containing protein 3B isoform X7, giving the protein MASLSLGPNLSRKKGAARAGLVERKNLITVCRFSVKTLIDRSCFETIDDTSPEFVNFVCILEQILSHRLKGQVTWFGYESPRSFWDYIRVACSKVPHSCISSIENMENVRTSRAKGRAWIRVALMEKRLSEYISTALKDYRTTRRFYGEGSVVLGEEAGLLADMLIGLNAIDFSFCLKGETLDGSCPAVIDYTPYLKFTQRYESVDSISSDEEEMRTLGSSGSEASTPETGGSTLLLDQSSWFNKCRRVEQKYRVALEQKGYLEELVRLREAQLSESVSQNKALLQRLAEADLSHKLEKEQLEYIVLELQDQLKSFQSLDQLSADMTLSQTSLDPVHTQDLEPKPGRSRWFSEGKEDTPSLRGLCGSLTSVASYKSLASLKSPECLVSPSTEMTSPGLTPS; this is encoded by the exons GTTCTCTGTGAAGACCCTGATCGACCGCTCTTGTTTCGAGACCATCGATGACACCTCGCCAGAATTCGTCAACTTCGTCTGCATCTTGGAGCAGATCCTGAGCCATCGTTTGAAAG GGCAGGTTACCTGGTTTGGCTATGAGAGCCCTAGAAGCTTCTGGGACTACATCCGCGTGGCCTGCAGCAAGGTGCCTCACAGCTGCATCAGCAGCATCGAGAACATGGAGAACGTCCGCACGTCACGGGCCAAG GGCCGAGCTTGGATCAGAGTGGCCCTCATGGAGAAGCGTCTGTCCGAGTACATATCCACAGCGCTCAAGGACTACAGAACCACCAG GCGCTTCTATGGGGAGGGCTCCGTCGTCCTGGGAGAGGAGGCGGGGCTGCTGGCGGACATGCTGATTGGGCTGAATGCCATCGACTTCAG CTTCTGCCTGAAGGGGGAGACACTGGATGGCAGCTGCCCGGCTGTTATCGACTACACCCCCTACCTGAAGTTTACCCAGAGGTATGAGAG tgttGACAGCATCAGCAGTGACGAGGAGGAGATGCGCACCTTGGGCAGCAGCGGCAGTGAGGCCAGCACCCCAGAAACGGGGGGGTCCACCCTCCTCCTGGACCAGAGCAGCTGGTTTAACAAGTGCCGGAGGGTGGAGCAGAAGTACAGGGTGGCACTGGAGCAGAAG ggctaCCTGGAGGAGCTGGTGCGGCTGAGGGAGGCCCAGCTGTCGGAGTCGGTCTCCCAGAACAAAGCGCTCCTGCAGCGGCTGGCTGAGGCCGACCTCAGTCACAAGCTGGAGAAGGAGCAGCTGGAGTACATCgtgctggagctgcaggaccAGCT GAAGAGTTTCCAGAGTTTGGACCAGCTGTCTGCTGACATGACCCTGTCCCAGACGTCGCTGGACCCGGTACACACGCAGGACCTGGAGCCCAAGCCGGGCCGGTCCCGCTGGTTTAGTGAAG GCAAGGAAGACACCCCCTCGCTACGCGGCCTGTGTGGATCTCTGACGTCTGTGGCCAGCTACAAATCCCTGGCCAGCCTGAAGTCCCCTGAGTGCCTTGTGAGTCCCAGCACGGAGATGACCAGTCCAGGGCTGACGCCCTCCTGA
- the rundc3b gene encoding RUN domain-containing protein 3B isoform X3: MASLSLGPNLSRKKGAARAGLVERKNLITVCRFSVKTLIDRSCFETIDDTSPEFVNFVCILEQILSHRLKGQVTWFGYESPRSFWDYIRVACSKVPHSCISSIENMENVRTSRAKGRAWIRVALMEKRLSEYISTALKDYRTTRRFYGEGSVVLGEEAGLLADMLIGLNAIDFSFCLKGETLDGSCPAVIDYTPYLKFTQRYESVDSISSDEEEMRTLGSSGSEASTPETGGSTLLLDQSSWFNKCRRVEQKYRVALEQKGYLEELVRLREAQLSESVSQNKALLQRLAEADLSHKLEKEQLEYIVLELQDQLTVLKNHDRQSRQELTAHLTNQWPSPGSLDANAVALDTLLYRKGTSQWEEKSFQSLDQLSADMTLSQTSLDPVHTQDLEPKPGRSRWFSEGKEDTPSLRGLCGSLTSVASYKSLASLKSPECLVSPSTEMTSPGLTPS; this comes from the exons GTTCTCTGTGAAGACCCTGATCGACCGCTCTTGTTTCGAGACCATCGATGACACCTCGCCAGAATTCGTCAACTTCGTCTGCATCTTGGAGCAGATCCTGAGCCATCGTTTGAAAG GGCAGGTTACCTGGTTTGGCTATGAGAGCCCTAGAAGCTTCTGGGACTACATCCGCGTGGCCTGCAGCAAGGTGCCTCACAGCTGCATCAGCAGCATCGAGAACATGGAGAACGTCCGCACGTCACGGGCCAAG GGCCGAGCTTGGATCAGAGTGGCCCTCATGGAGAAGCGTCTGTCCGAGTACATATCCACAGCGCTCAAGGACTACAGAACCACCAG GCGCTTCTATGGGGAGGGCTCCGTCGTCCTGGGAGAGGAGGCGGGGCTGCTGGCGGACATGCTGATTGGGCTGAATGCCATCGACTTCAG CTTCTGCCTGAAGGGGGAGACACTGGATGGCAGCTGCCCGGCTGTTATCGACTACACCCCCTACCTGAAGTTTACCCAGAGGTATGAGAG tgttGACAGCATCAGCAGTGACGAGGAGGAGATGCGCACCTTGGGCAGCAGCGGCAGTGAGGCCAGCACCCCAGAAACGGGGGGGTCCACCCTCCTCCTGGACCAGAGCAGCTGGTTTAACAAGTGCCGGAGGGTGGAGCAGAAGTACAGGGTGGCACTGGAGCAGAAG ggctaCCTGGAGGAGCTGGTGCGGCTGAGGGAGGCCCAGCTGTCGGAGTCGGTCTCCCAGAACAAAGCGCTCCTGCAGCGGCTGGCTGAGGCCGACCTCAGTCACAAGCTGGAGAAGGAGCAGCTGGAGTACATCgtgctggagctgcaggaccAGCT GACTGTGCTGAAGAACCACGACCGGCAGTCCAGGCAAGAACTCACGGCTCACCTCACCAACCAGTGGCCGTCGCCGGGATCGCTCGACGCCAACGCCGTCGCCCTGGATACGCTGCTGTACAGGAAGGGCACCAGCCAATGGGAAGA GAAGAGTTTCCAGAGTTTGGACCAGCTGTCTGCTGACATGACCCTGTCCCAGACGTCGCTGGACCCGGTACACACGCAGGACCTGGAGCCCAAGCCGGGCCGGTCCCGCTGGTTTAGTGAAG GCAAGGAAGACACCCCCTCGCTACGCGGCCTGTGTGGATCTCTGACGTCTGTGGCCAGCTACAAATCCCTGGCCAGCCTGAAGTCCCCTGAGTGCCTTGTGAGTCCCAGCACGGAGATGACCAGTCCAGGGCTGACGCCCTCCTGA